Within the Medicago truncatula cultivar Jemalong A17 chromosome 4, MtrunA17r5.0-ANR, whole genome shotgun sequence genome, the region CATTCATATACTCGTTATTACTTTGGAGATGTGGGCCTTTCCTCATGGATGATTGGTTGAAGTGGGCATTGGTGAGTGTCATTCAATTTGGGATTGGAAAGCGCTTTTACATAGCAGCTTTCAGAGCTCTCAGAAACGGTTCAACAAACATGGATGTCCTTGTTGCTTTGGGAACTACAGCTTCATATGTTTATTCTGTTTGTGCTCTTCTGTATGGTGCTCTCACTGGATTTTGGTCTacaacatactttgaaacaaGTGCTATGCTTATAACATTTGTATTGTTGGGAAAGTATTTGGAATGTCTTGCCAAGGGAAAGACATCTGATGCCATTAAGAAGCTAGTAGAACTCACTCCTGCAACAGCTTTACTGGTTGTTAAAGACAAAGGTGCTTGACACTTTGATTTTATGTGctttgttttcttaagaaaatggAGGGGAAACAGCTTATGTCCTGATTGTCTTATATTTAGGTTGAAATTAGTGAtggttatttaatttatcatcttaatttcatcataacatgaaattataacttgccaatattttttcttttcttttctagaTGGCAGACCTgtggaagaaagagaaatagaTTCCTTGCTTATTCAACCTAGTGACACATTAAAAGTTCTGCCTGGTACAAAGATTCCTGCTGATGGTATTGTTACCTGGGGCTCAAGTTATGTAAATGAGAGTATGGTGACTGGTGAGTCTATACCTGTTTCGAAGGAGATCAATGCATCTGTCATTGGAGGTACCATCAATTTGCATGGTGTCCTTCACATTAAAGCTACCAAAGTAGGATCCGATACAGTTTTAAGTCAGATAATTAATTTGGTGGAGACGGCTCAGATGTCAAAAGCTCCCATTCAAAAGTTTGCTGATTATGTAAGTATTGTGGCCGTGCTCTTGGAtggtttttatgttttgttattgtTAAATGATAGTGTAAGCATTTTCGTGCACTGCCTACATTGCATAATATAGCCAATCCAAAGCTTGGAGAAAGAGGAGGGTTGTGATTAAAAAGTCTGCACCTAATATAAAACTCTGTTGAATCCTTGTGACATGGACTAGCAATGTGATGGTGTTCCCCGCCTAGTGGAAAATACTTCCATTTTTAGTTATTGTTGTTGTACCATGTATGCATTTTTACTTAGTTTGGATTCCATTCTTTGTGGTAAAGAAAGTTTTAGCTCGTGAATCAGTTTTGAAACTAGTGAAATGTTTTCTTGTAACTAAAAGACACAATGAGTTGCAAAGAGTCGGCATTTAGTTTTCCTGGACTGCTGTTCTGGAAAATGAAAATCTGAGTAGGCCTGTAGAGTCGGAACAATATTTTGATGCCTTACCCCTCTGATCGTTGGAGCTCCTTACATAAAATTATtcataaattttaattgttattgatACCAATTATTTCAGGTTTAGCCTTCAGCCATAATTCAAACTCATGTTTATTTGCTTGCACATTATATTCTAATAGTAGTCAGTATATTAACATTATAAGTTTGCTAGTTGATTGGCACAAATGACTTGAGATATATTAACGAACTCAGGTACCATTCTTTTGGCTTGCAGGTAGCAAGCATATTTGTTCCTACAATTGTAGCTCTGTCATTATTGACACTATTGTGTTGGTAAGGTTTTTTTGACTAGTTTTTGCATattgataaaatttgatttctaatgCGTGATTGGAATGCTTATCCCTACTTGTGTgtacatattttgtttaaattttaggTATACTGCTGGGGCTCTTGGAGCTTACCCCGATGAATGGCTGCCGAAAAATGGAAACCACTTTGTTTTTGCCCTTATGTTTTCTATATCTGTTGTCGTGATTGCATGCCCATGTGCACTTGGTTTGGCAACACCAACTGCTGTCATGGTGGCAACAGGTGTTGGGGCTAACAATGGTGTGTTAATTAAAGGAGGAGAATCCTTAGAAAGAGCTCAGATGGTGAAGTACGTTATATTTGATAAGACAGGAACTCTAACTCAGGGTAAAGCCACTGTCTCTGTTGCCAAGGTGTTTGCAGGAATGGACCGTGGAGAATTTCTTAAACTGGTGGCTTCTGCTGAGGTAACTCCCAATGATGGTTACTCTCTGCTTCTCATTGTCTGTCTTTTGTATTGTCGCATACGCACAGTTTGAATCTAAATCCAGCTATAAAAGACATAGACcaatattttctaaatttccTTCCACCTTTTTGACAATGAGCTCAACTTTCCTAATAATGTTttggcattttattttatttttaccttGAAGatgattcattttatttttctaaatcaaCCTTACATTTTTATGATGCCTATTAGAGGAATCAACTGTATTTttgtcaattattttttaatatattttatttaaattcagGCTAGCAGTGAACACCCGCTGGCAAAAGCGATATTACAATATGCACGCCATTTTCACTTCTTTGATGAGTCCTCTCTTACCAATGGATCCCAAAATGATGCCAATGAATTAAAATCAGGGTGGCTTTATGATGCCTCAGACTTCTCTGCTATTCCAGGAAGGGGTGTGCAGTGCATTATAGACGGACAGCGtgttttggtaattttttttggccATTCTTGTATGATTGTCATTATCTTTAATGAATGGAACTAGCAGTGACCCGTGCAAAAACACGGGTCTTTTGAACAAAAAAGCGAAGGAATATGTTTTGTGGAGAGGGACACATGTCTCATTAGAGGAAGACTTTTCTTAGAGTTGataaatgtgttttttatttgtccAAACGATTGCTTATTTGAGGTAATATGTTCTGATCAGGTTGGTAATAGGAAGCTGCTGGTGGAAAGTGGCATAAGTATTTCTACTGAAGTGGAAAATTTTGTTGTAGAGCTTGAAGAAAGTGCCAAGACTGGGATCCTTGTAGCATGCAACGGAATATTGATTGGAGTCTTAGGGGTTGCAGACTCACTTAAGCGAGAAGCTTCTGTTGTTGTAGAGGGCCTCCAGAAAATGGGAATCACGCCTGTAATGGTTACAGGCGATAACTGGAGAACAGCTCGAGCTGTTGCCAAGGAGgtttgtatatatttctataatattttatttttggttggaAATAGTCTCGTGATAACTTTGAGTGCAGTCCAAGGCTATATACTTCTTAGTTTATGCTTTAACATTTGGGCTTTTACTAGTACCTTGAAAACCAACATCTTTTGCATGGAACATGGTACTGGTATAGTGTGttgattataaaaaacaaaattgagcCGTGGATAGGGATAGTTTTATACTATGAATGAAAGAGAAGTATGATTAAAACCATAACTGGCCTCGTTTTCAAGCTGCCTGTTGATTTTCTTGTGCATAAAAGGCAATAGTAATGTTTGAAGTCAATGctatgattttaaatttattactaCAAATATTTTAATCTTCTCTCTGTTATAAATCACATCGAATATCTGTGAATTCTTCATGACagttataacaaattttggGCAGATATTGATGTTATGGTCAAACTTGGCTAAGAAAATGTGTTTTCTGACAGGTTGGCATTCAAGATGTTAGGGCAGAGGTTATGCCTGCAGGAAAGGCTGATGTGGTTCGTTCATTCCAAAAAGATGGTAGTATAGTTGCAATGGTGGGTGATGGTATAAATGATTCTCCTGCATTAGCTGCTGCAGATGTTGGTATGGCAATTGGAGCTGGGACAGATATTGCAATAGAAGCTGCTAATTATGTGTTGATGAGAGATAATTTGGAAGATGTAATCACAGCTATTGATCTTTCTAAGAAGACATTTTCTCGTATTCGATTGAATTATGTATTCGCCATGGCCTACAATATTATTGCCGTACCGGTTGCTGCCGGGGTTTTATTTCCTTCACTGGGAATCAAGCTTCCACCATGGGTTGCTGGTGCATGCATGGCTCTCTCATCTGTCAGTGTTGTATGTTCTTCTTTGCTTCTTAGAAGATATAGAAAACCAAGACTTACTACAATACTTGAGATAATTGTAAATTAACTAGCAATAAAGAGTAGTAACTTACAAAGGGTGCAAATGAGTTGGACCCTTGTGATTCCAATTTTGTGCATTTTCCTTGAGCTCCTCTCACCTGCACTCATTGTTCAAATGTAATTGTAGCTGCCAATTTAATTGTAAATTTACTTGTAATTGCATAGCCCTCTACCTATCTCCATGAACAAACTGACGGGTCCGTTCATGGCTTAAAATGAAGTTCTATGAGTCTATCTCATATGTGCGTTGGAAGCACAATGTTATTGACGCCTCAGGTTCTATCTTCCACGTTGAAACACGTTTGGATTTGGTTTGAGGCTAATTTCAAACACACTATAAGTCATGTGTAACAACCATAAAGTCTGACGAGAGGTGTAATGATAAGATGGGTGTTTGTAAAGGGTTTACTTCAGTGGGTTGGTGGTCGGAGTGTGAGACAACGGAATGTGAGACAACGTAGTTTTGAGACATAAGGGACAGGGTTTAAATCTTACTCTGCACTAAGTCTTACAAATTTAggttaattttatcatttttctttcaaaaataaataaacatgtttatgttaacttttcattcaaaatattttagaggtATGCTACATGCATAAACCATGTACAACAAGCAGTGCCAATAGTTCTGGGCAGATGCCACCGAGAGTTGAAAATGAAACCATCAAATGGTACTAAACCAATACCATGAGCTTATTTGACATTCCTGAGTTGCCAGTAATATATGGACTTCTGTTTTGATTTTAACAGCAGTAGTAGAGCTACAAGGATTTCTATCACTTAACTgtcatttttgttgattttgattcGAACAATAAGAAAGTAATGATTGATCTAGATTAGATTAACTTTACACTTAAAATGTATATTCAACAAGGAAATAAGGGTTTTGCCTTTGTGGGGTCGgttcatttttaattgaaaggtGATTAACGTAGTTGTCAATgttgccaattttacatgtaaGCAATTCAACCGTTATCTCGTTGCATTGACAAGAGCtattcattttcaaatattacCGGTACAGCTCAATTTGCGAGTGTAGCGTAGAAGTTCCCCTTTACTTTTACCTATTTTTCCATGCTGACCATAGTTTGGAAAAGTACATCTACACTTGGTTTTCATGATGTAAAGGTAAATATTCGTTAattaattattagtattattattatgtagGTTTTCATGGTTTGTTCTAAATGTTAGTTTACCAATCGAGATGTCTACTTGGGATGCCATGGCCTGCACTGTGTTCTTTGTGTTTGTATAAAACACACATGAACATAGTTTTCTTGAGGTAAATGacttaaattaagtttgtgTGACTCCAAGGATGTCCTCCAAGCTTCCAAACATGAACATACCTCAAATTTTTGTTCATATTCCTCTATGTATGACCATGTCTAAACGTAAAGCTTAGCTAAGATTATAgtgtttgtttttcttaagtctaagtaaaatatattaaattttcgGAGTGCTTAACATGTACAGTACAAGGAGTGTAAGATTAAACCTCAAGAGTAGTTATAAATAGAGTTACAGACCAGTCaccaacaataaaaaaacaacaaaacaacataacaCTAGCTAGGACATAAAACAAGCTCCCTGGCCAAGATCCTAGTATTTAACTAAGCACTAATTTTTGAACCCACTGTATATAGCAAACTTTTCTTTTATGAATTAACCACTAAtttttatctataaataaaatttaatttaagcaagaataattttttaaatttattgaatagtTAATATGTATAATCTATAACATAGACaagatacataaattatttaata harbors:
- the LOC25493424 gene encoding copper-transporting ATPase RAN1; translated protein: MAPSIQLTSAGAGEDSGDLEDVRLLDSYDKNDVNDDGTNRIQVRITGMTCAACSNSVEAALMSVDGVIQASVALLQNKADVVFNRNLVKDEDIKNAIEDAGFEAEILHEPVSTGPKPVGDSTVVGQFTIGGMTCAACVNSVEGILNDITGVKKAVVALATSLGEVEYDPIVISKEDIVTAIEDAGFEASFVQSTSQDEIVLGVVGVCSLVDARVLESMLSGMKGVRQFRFDPLLSELNVVFDPQVLSSRSLVDEIRVVSNDKYTLHVRSPYARMASKDGSESSSMFRLFITSLLLSIPLFFMGVICPHIPFIYSLLLWRCGPFLMDDWLKWALVSVIQFGIGKRFYIAAFRALRNGSTNMDVLVALGTTASYVYSVCALLYGALTGFWSTTYFETSAMLITFVLLGKYLECLAKGKTSDAIKKLVELTPATALLVVKDKDGRPVEEREIDSLLIQPSDTLKVLPGTKIPADGIVTWGSSYVNESMVTGESIPVSKEINASVIGGTINLHGVLHIKATKVGSDTVLSQIINLVETAQMSKAPIQKFADYVASIFVPTIVALSLLTLLCWYTAGALGAYPDEWLPKNGNHFVFALMFSISVVVIACPCALGLATPTAVMVATGVGANNGVLIKGGESLERAQMVKYVIFDKTGTLTQGKATVSVAKVFAGMDRGEFLKLVASAEASSEHPLAKAILQYARHFHFFDESSLTNGSQNDANELKSGWLYDASDFSAIPGRGVQCIIDGQRVLVGNRKLLVESGISISTEVENFVVELEESAKTGILVACNGILIGVLGVADSLKREASVVVEGLQKMGITPVMVTGDNWRTARAVAKEVGIQDVRAEVMPAGKADVVRSFQKDGSIVAMVGDGINDSPALAAADVGMAIGAGTDIAIEAANYVLMRDNLEDVITAIDLSKKTFSRIRLNYVFAMAYNIIAVPVAAGVLFPSLGIKLPPWVAGACMALSSVSVVCSSLLLRRYRKPRLTTILEIIVN